The following are encoded in a window of Ignavibacteria bacterium genomic DNA:
- a CDS encoding DUF433 domain-containing protein encodes MNTQLIQSNPNVMMGKPVIAGTRITVELILEKLAAGETVEQILKAHPRLTEEGIRAAMAFAAESLRADVIYPISEIDA; translated from the coding sequence ATGAACACACAACTCATTCAATCAAATCCAAATGTAATGATGGGAAAACCGGTCATTGCCGGAACTCGCATTACCGTTGAACTCATTTTAGAAAAACTTGCTGCCGGTGAAACAGTAGAACAAATTCTTAAAGCACATCCTCGTTTAACGGAAGAAGGAATACGTGCGGCAATGGCTTTTGCGGCAGAATCGTTGCGCGCAGATGTTATTTATCCAATTTCTGAAATTGATGCGTGA